The DNA sequence CTGAAAGGAAAAAGTTGCCGGCAAGGAATACTTCACTTTGACTTGAAAACAAGGGGCGCTCGTGAGTAGGAAGAAAAGTATGCACTCGTAAAGGTGCTTTGGCGTCTTTCTAGGCGGTCATTCGGTCGAGTCCTTCAATGAAACAACTGGGCGCTTTGTATGCCCCATCGGAAAAAGGCGGGATGGATGGAAACCTCCATCCAGGTCGTTTCGACAAGACGCCGTTTGCGGCCGTGTCAGGCAAGAAACCAGCATCACTAGTAGTCGACGTTGAGAATGATATGGAAAGCTGGAGGAGCTTGCTGACAGACACTACCCCCGGCTTTCAAGACATGTATTTGGGACCACCCGTGCTACCGAGTCTATCGCAAAACAGCGAGGCGGATGACGAGGAGGAAATCCGAATCAGGTACGGAAGTCGTGCAGATATCATGGTGCGGCAAAGCTCAAACGCAGTATCCATTCCATATGCCGTCGATTGCCTTCCTCGTGTCCACCAAATAGCCGATGCATGCACGGACGCTGGCGAAATTCCCAGCGTACAGGCTTTGAACACATCACTCAAAAAGGACTTTGTGCATCTTCCGAATCCGTTGCATGAACATGGCCGTGCAACCCTAGTCAGCGTGACTACGTCTCTACAACAATCCGAGTCCCCTGATTTGGACGAGGAAGATCGAGAGAATTGGCCGTCGAGTTTCATGTCGCCTACTTCGCTACTTTCTCTCGGTTCCTTACCGAGTACATCGCTTGTATGTGTACACCTATAATAAATCTAATATTTCAGGGCTTGGAGCAGTATACCCCCGCATCAAGTGACCTTGTTCCTGACGATCCGTCGCTTCTTTGCGCACTTCACTCTACGGGACCGCCTCGTGCTGAAATGACGCATACTGCACGTATGACCACACGTATTCCTTCGCGGCCGAGCTCGTCTTCTTCCCTGTCGTCGCCCATCTTGCCGAAAACCAATAAGGAAATCGCACAGGTAGAGTCGTCTACAGAGGTGCTTCCTGGCGAACCTTTTGTGGTGACGGATGCTTTTGAAGACAAGCGCGTTTCGTTCATGACGACTGAGCAGCGGTATATAATCACGATACATCTCCCTGGCTTTGCACTCGATGGAATTACTATCGCGACGAAAGGGTGTTATCGCCGCACTCTGCACATTATTGCAAGCCGCTGTGACAGCGACATGCATGACTTTTTTGAACGGCGAATTACATTTGGCGCTAAAGCGATCATGACCTCCATCCGTGCCCGCTTTGATGGCCAGCATTTGATAATCGAAATACCCCGAGAATCGATGCACCTGCTAACGGAATAGTACTTGCTGCATGTCTGTTTTTATTTGCATTTTAAGCCCTACAAGACAGTCATCCTCTTAACACGGATGAAACGCTGTGTAGCCTACGCACCAAACGACATCACACGTGAGTTGTCATCGATAAACGTCTTCTCGCCCGCGGGTGCAAGAGGGCAGCCAAACACCATTTCGGCTTGGATTTCGTACGAGTCCGGCAGGTTATACTGTTCCTTTACTTTTTCGCCGGTGAGGTTGCCGTAGTGCTGCAAGTTGCAGCCGTAACCCTCAGCCTCGAGGAGCGTCCAGACAAACACCTGTGCCATACCATTGGACTGGTACGACCATATCGGAAATTGTGGGGCATAACGGGGGAACTTGTCCTGCATGCCCTTCACGGCGCTCTTGTCCTCGAAGAAGACAACAGTGCCGCTGCCAGCCTCAAACATTTGCAGCTTGGGCTTGGAAGCCTCCACGGCTCTTTCGCCAGAAGATTCGAACAAAGCACCAGGAACCGTGCTGTTCCAGTAGTTTTTGTGGTCCTTGCCAAATAGGATGATAGCACGACTGCTCTGCACGTTGAAAGGCGAAGGagcctcgcgcacggctGTGCGTATCAACGCAGTCACTTGCTGCGGAGAAAGGATGGTTTCGTCCGACAAGTGGTAAATagagcggcgctttgcaaTGAGTTCGAGAAACGAGGCGCCTGCTTTCTTTGCATACGACGTGGCCGACATTTTAGAGTATAAAGGGATGGAAACCTCCGGGCTATCTGAGATCATGCCCACAATGCATTGACACGTGATGCAAAGCATGCTGTGCAAAGCACGGGCCAGTCAATTATGGTAGCGTACATGGCAGCCACATGGCTCGTGCATGCAGCGGTACGGgagccgcacgcgctgcgtcaATAAACTGCTTCGATAGGAGTAAAGCACTACGAAAGGGAGTTTGGTCCTTGTATATAGTTTTAAGCGCTGTGACCGTATGCAATGACGCGCTCGTGGTCAGAGTGGTACGCCTTCTCGCCGGCAGGGGCCTCGGGGTAGCCAAAGACCATCTCAGACTGGAGTTTGTACGACTCAGGAAGGTTGTACACCTtcttgagcgcatcgccggTAAGACCACCATAGTGCTGCAAGTTGCAACCGTAACCCTCAGCCTCGAGCAAAACCCACACATAGGATTGCGCCATACCGGTAGAGTGCTCCGACCACAGAGGGAAGCCAGCAGCGTATTGAGGGAAAGCCTCCTGCTGGCCCTTGATCAGCTTCTCGTCCTCGAAAAAGAGGATTGTGCCGTAGCCGCCCTTGAAGCCCTCGAGCTTTCCCTGGGATGCCTCAACGGCGCTGTcaccagcagcggcacggaGCGAGTCAGGAACAATTTTGTCCCAGTAGTTGTTGTGCTGGTTGCCAAGAAGGATAACAACACGGCTGCTCTGTACGTTGAACGAGGAGGGAGCCTCGCGAACAACCTGCTTCACAAGCTTCACAAGCTCAGAGTCAGGGAGAATCTGTTTTTTAGAAAGCTTGTAGTAAGTGCGGCGGTTCTGGATAGCCTGAACAAAGTTTTTCGAAAGCGTAGTGCTAGCCATGGTGGAGGATATGAGAAGATGATAAGTTGCCCGGGAGGGATTTGTACGGTACCACAAATCGTACTTGGATTAAATCCACGTTCGCGAATTGCGTAGAAGTTTACGCCACGTGATTAAAGCGGGTAGGCGGCGTAAGGCACCTAACACGGAGATTGGTACGGCGTTACACGCGAAACGTAGCCAACAAGGCAGATGGCGATGATGCATGGAGATAGGAcacagcagcgccgtcgcACGTACGTCGTGCCTACGGACTTTGCACAGGCATTAGGATGCACAAGAGGGTACCGAATAAAGTTGGTCGCATCCATCCGATAGTAATTATGCTACCTGTTTGCTACATTTAGTTAAAGACAATGACGCGCTCGTTGTCGTTCATGTACGACTTCTCGCCCGCGGGCGCCTCGGGGTAGCCAAAGACCATCTCAGACTGGAGTTTGTACGACTCGGGAAGGTTGTACACTTTCTTAAGGGTCTCGCCAGTAAGGCCACCATAGTGCTGCAAGTTGCAACCGTAGCCCTCAGATTCGAGCAAAACCCAAGTGTAGATCTGCGCTATACCAGAGTGGTGGTTGGACCACAGAGGGAAGCCGGCAGCGTACTGGGGGAAGGATTGCTGCTGACCTTTGATCAGAGCCTCGTCCTCGAAGAAAAGAATGGTACCGACACCGTTCGCAAAGCCTGCAAGCTTGCCCTTGGAAGCCTCGACAGCACTCTCGCCAGCAACAGCGCGCAGGGAAGCGGGGACAATCTGATTCCAGTAGTCGTcgtgctgcttgccgagcaaaaTCACCACACGGCTGGACTGCACGTTGAAGGCAGAGGGGGCCTCACGCACAGCTTGCTGGACAAGCTGAACAATCTGCGGGTCGGGCAGAATAGTCTTCTTCGTAAGACCGTAAATGGTACGGCGGTTCTGGATAGCATTTAGGAAACCGGAACTGAGCTGCTGGGGCATGTTGGGTGGATATGGTAGAACTAGACGAAAGATGTCGGTGCGGTCCATTTATGGCTTCGGGCGCCCTTCTCCCCTGCAAAATTGCCCAATTGCCGCCCGTTTATCGCCGGGTCGATCGAAATGGCAAAGCATATTTCCTATGTTGTTACTGCGTACGTGCGCGTGTGGCCGTGCACGGCCCGCGCGTTTTTATTTTGTACGCCACGAGATGCTCTAGCTCGTGGCACACTTGGGACATGCTTGGCCGATCACGCGGAAGCTGCGCCCACATCCGATCGAGCAAATCGACGATTTCGCTCCCGAATCGCCGACGCATCGTTCCGACAAATGGTCTGTGTGATGTTAGCTCTGTAGACCCAAACTACGCACCGTTGCTGTTTTTGTCCCACGCTAAAATAGATTTGGTGTTCATTCATGCCCTGAAAGGGATAGCGCTTCTCGGGTTGGTGCCACTGGAGCGCCTCCCAGAATGTcattgccgcgctccaTACATCCACTTTTTCATTGTAGTTTGGTTTGGGTACCCAGAGCTCCACGGCCTGCCAGTTGACTGTCCCGACAAGCGAacgcaccatggcgcgtgtCGATCGTTTTACGCGCGCAAACCCAAAGTCGGCAATTTTCGCGACGCCGTCTTTGGTGATGAGCACGTTGGTCGACTTGCAGTCGCGGTGAATGACCATCGGCGTCCGCAAGTGCAAGTATTCCAGCCCACGGGCAATTTGGAGCAAGATGGTAAAGATGGCGGCGTCCGAGGGCGCTGGCGTGTTGCGGATATAGTCAAACAAATCGCCATTGGAGCACAGCTCGCTGACAATCATACAAGGCACATTCCGAGGCTCGGGCGGAATGCTGATCCCGATAAACCGCACGATGTTTTGGTGCCGGAAATCTCGAAGAAACGTGAGCTCCTTGATATCCATGTCAGTGAGCTGGTTTCGTAGGTCGGAAATCGCCACCTTGTTGGTGCGTGTACGAGAAATATGGTATTTACCCACGAAAACGTCCTTGAATGCACCCGAGCCAATCTTTTCGAGCTTTTCGAGCTTGTCAGGCGGGATTTCTCGGTCGAGCAAGTCCAGTGATTCCAAGTCGAGTCCGTTTAGCTCGTCGGCATCGCTTGCGGTGGGTGGGGCAATCACTTTGGGCTGCTCCAACTCTGCGGCAAGCAGGTGCGGTTGCTCGTGGCCAAGTCGGACGAGGTGGTCCACAAGCGCAGCTTTCGTGCAgtccggcgccgcgctgaTGCCAAACTTTTCGCAGAGTGTCCACAGCGATTGCCTCCGCCGCCGAAGCAGTATCGGCTGCGTGAAGCGCGGTTCCTGGTGAGATACAGCGGGCGCTTTTGCCGCGACTTTTGCAGGAGCAGCCaagggcggcggcggcataGCATCGTCCGCATTCACCTCCTGCTCTACATCTGTACCGGAAACCGAGCGGGTCCGCATACGGCGAGGTGCtttgcgctgtgcgcatGCCTCTCTTGGGGGTGCGTTTGGATCAGAATGGACCGATTCGTCTAAAGACGACAGGTCAGAGTCCGAGTCCCACAGCCCATCTGACTCCGTGGTGAAggcgcctcgctgcgccaaaGGCGAGGCAGGGGTATCAttggcgcgcagaaaaGATCGGATGCTGCTCTGCTTCAAAAGAGGCGGCATaggaagcgcgccgtgcccaCCGCGGACGCTTTTCGCCGGGCTctcgtgccgccgccgcaatCGACGTGATTTGGGCGAGCGCGTAAAAAGCGGCTCGGTATTTCTGAATACAAAGGGAGagacatggcgcgcaaatgTGGCGTTCTTCTCCCAGACAGGCTTGAACGGGTCGTGCATTGCTGTGTCGTGCACATTGTCTGTATTTGCATGCTTCGTTGGCTCGCGTATCCGCTGCCGCCATGTACGCAGCGGTGTAACCTGCGCCCTTGGCGCGCTAagctggcgcttgcgcagagAAACCCATCGGTCATAATACTTTTGTTCTGAGCCGGTTGCCCGCCGTTTAGGGTGCATCGcatcctcttcttcctcaCTCGAGGTCGTGTTGTACCATGCCGCGCCATTCTCAATCGATTCCTCGGACGATACCCATGCAGACTcggacagcggcgcggcacgacagcgtcgcttgcgcttctgcgccgAGTTAGCAcgcatgcgcgaggcgcattTAGGCGCCGCTTCTGCACGGTGCATTCTGTGCGTAGCGCTGTGCAAAGGGCGGGTGTATAGCTCTGGCAGCGATGTGCGCCATTGGACGCGGGACACTGTGCACCACAACGCGACGTTGGCGCACCACACGGACGAAGGCACTGCACCACGTGACGAAAAAAATGGGCGAGTTGGGGAATACGGAGGATTTGCATAACCTGTGGGGAACTACCAACGGGCCACCTGCTGCGCAGTGAGCGGCTCGGTTTCTTGTTCGTACTCGACCTCGAGTGGCGGTCCGCCACGCTTGGTACGGGTGTCGGGTCTTTTCGTcggcttgcgccgcgcgccgcgcgcgccgcgcttgtTCGATCCGTCGTTGTCGGCATCGGAGCCGCTTTCATCGCTTGTGCTGAGCATATCCTCAATGTTATCGCTTTCGTCGTCGCTTTCGTCGTCACTGACAAATTCGCGCTGTCCGTAGTCTTCACTATCCGACACCATATCGCGCAAATTGCGCTCCATTTCCTCCATatcttcctcctcctcctcctcgctGAGCTCCTcttcgagcgcgacgctctGAGCATCCGTACGTGCCTGTCCGTTCTCCAACACTGTATTCCATACATCCTCATTCACATTCAACGGTGCATCGCCGTACGCACCACTCTTGAGACGCTCCAGCAGCTCTTTTTCAATCGACTTTTCAAGCTTGgccgcgcgaagcgccTTTTGTTCGCGCGTagcctcgcgccgctcagtCTTGTTCTTTATACCCACCAGCTCCGGCTGCTCATCTTCTTTCAGCCGCAGTTTGCGCATCTTGATCAGGTACTGCGTTATTTTGGTGAGGCGCTGCTTCGCCTTGTGCACAATAAAGTTTGGCCAGTACACGAGCTCCTTGTCGAtctgctccagcgcagtCGAGTACCGATTCGACAGTCGGATTCGCTCCCactggcggcgcggcgaaaATGCGCGCTCGGGCGTCTTTATATACAGGTATACCACGCCTTCTTTTTCACGCACCGTCGCATAGCGCGAGTTGGCTAGCGGGCAGGACTGCCGGTTACACAGGCCGGTCAAGTTGTATTCGTTACGACAAAATGTCGAGTGTGACGCAGACTTGATCTTGTAGGAACAAAAATGGTGTCCGATCACGGACCATATCACATCGTCTGCCTGCATGGTCAGCGGTGTGCGGTGGAGCGGTGTGCAGCAAAAAAATTTTGCGGCCCACCTGCTTGCATAAGCAgaaagacgcgccgcctcgcGGATTGCTACACCTCCACTTTTGGGCTGCTATGCACGCTCTATTCtctgcgcacgagcgcaacCATCGCGGTCCATCCACCGACAAGCGGCACGTCAAAGAAGCGGAATATCTTGCGCCAGTTCAGTATGCCATTGTGGCTCTGCAGCAAgtcgcggcgccgcaccgctTCCTGCACTGGTTCTGCATGCCCGCCGGGAAAGATGGGCAGGTTTCGTGCAGCTTGGACGAGGCTGtccatctcgcgcagcgccgagtcaatcacgccgcggtgcggcgcgaggaCTGTTTCAGACTCGTGGGGACTCTGCGGCACGACGAGAAAATCGGCCGGCTGGACAAATGTGCGCACGAGCGAGCCCAATAGGAACGCGAGCACCGCGACGAGAagcagcgtcgagcaccGATAGCCctgtgcatgcgcggcaGACGACAGCGGGGCGGAATCgggcgcgtgctgcgcgcttAAAGAAAGACGCGCAGACTTTTGCTCGCCCGCATCCCCCCCGCGCGACACCAACTGGCCCATGCTCGAGAGCGTGGAGTTGAGGCGCGAGCCGTCGGtagtgcgccgcaagggCTGGCGCAACAGACCAAAGATGGGGCCGGGTGTGTGTGGGGGGGGCGCGTCGTCCGCACatgcgctggcgcttggctgcgcggcgctcggctcgtgcgcggcgcgctcctcgtTTCCCGCGCATGGCTTCTTTGTCACGTCTGTCGCGAGTGGATGCATCAAGACGTGTGCGCCGACCGTCGACGTGCAGCCAGGGGCGACAGGCCTTGGCGTGGACGGCACCGCGGTGTTGGGCCGCGGAATACGCTCCAGCTGGTCGACTACATGGCTGTGCGTGTCCAGCGacggcatcgcgcgcgccgcttcgtcGCCGTAGACAATCTCGGCGACGTTGCCATTGCACGTCACCGGGACTTGTCCCGtatccagcgctgcgtttgcgcccGTGTGTGGCCTGTCTGGATCCAGTGGGAAAAGGGCGATACGGAgggcgacgccgcgcctttgcagctcgtcgtgcCAAGTGCCATGGCGAGTGCCGAGGCCTGGGAGCGCAACGCGCACCAAATGCTTGTGGAATCGATCCACCGAGCTCCGCGTGgctgcctgcagcgccgacggGGGAAGATCGAGCACAGAGACGGACAATGGCAGCGACGCATCCGGCAGCGTCGTCGGCGTCTTGGACAAGTCGTACCAGtccggcacaggcgcatccggcggcgcgtcctGTGCGCGGTCCCACGTCACTGAAATCGCGTAGCCGTGCGGGTagtgctgcagctcgaTTTGCATATCGACAAGGTAGATgggcgcatgcgcttctTTCGCGAGGCTGCGCGTGGAGGCGGGATGCTTGATGCGGGGCGTCGGCGACTTTGGCgacgccgcttgcagctgcAATGGAGAGAGTGTTTGCATCTCCGCGATATCCTGGCGCGGAACGAGCGCGAGGacgtgcagcgtgcgctgcgccgcgtggaaCTCGCTCatgagcagcagcgccgtgtgTTTTGGGCGCCGCAAAGACCAAATCAAGCTGCGGTCGTCGTCATGGCCGTCGCCCAGCACATGCATCCatgcaggcggcgcgcagcagtacggcggcggcccttgcgcttggaggtacgcctcgagctgctgcacagcctGGGGAAGTGTCGCGTTCCACATTGCGTTCATCGCGGGCGGCAGCGATCCCCCGTAGTCGATCGCAACGACGTGCGTGCACCGCGTACTTGGGATCGCATAGCTCGCGGAGCTGTACGGGTCGATGGTCTCAAAGATCCATCCGTCGATGAGCACGCGGCCGACAGGGTGTTTGTGCGGGTTGATTTTCTCCATGTCGAaccgcgcatcgtcgcagGACGCAGACGCGTAGAAGTAGACGGGCTGGTGCGACGAGGAGGGCGACAGTGCGTCGCTGGGAGAGGCCGGCACGGGCTGCGCGCCTGACGCAGCGAGACTCGCGACGAGAAAGGTGCGCGGCCAGAATAGATAGGTGCCCTTGGACGTCCAGCACGAGGTGgtcgcgccgcttccgTAGCTCTCGAGGAGCGTTGCATTGCTCATCCGCTCGTCCCACAGATGCCGCGAGGCAGTATTCGAGACGAGATGGAGGAGCTCCTCGGCAGGGACGCCTTGCACGACCTTGTCCGCGCGCTGTACCGCGACGCTCGACGAGAgatgctcgatgcgcttgcgccggaTAAAGAGGCCGTTGCGCTCCGACACAAGCGTCCATCCCGCAGGCACGCCGGTTGCGTCGGGCGGGCGCTCCGAATTGATacgccgcagcaccaagAGCGCGTCCAGGGCACGCTGCATCGGCACGAGCGGCTGCTCGATGGGCTGCGCACGGGGCGCTGCATCGGGCGCGTGCTCTAccgcgtgcggcgaggTGTGCACATCGAGCAGGATGCGCGGAggccgcacgcgcttgcgccgtttttcctcgcgctgcacggcacccagctcgtcgacgtccacgggcgtgcgctgcccaTTGAGGAGCACGACGCCAGTTTCCTTGGTGTGCCGCGGCCCTTTGCGCACGACGATGCGGACCGCGTGctcaagcgccgcggcgctgtgctcgaTCGTGAGCCAAAGCCCGCCGCCGGCGTGCGCCAAGGGGTGCCGACGAAGGCACGTCGCgttgctcggcggcggGGAAACGACTACGTCGAGGTTGGGGCCCCACACGTCCATGTTGCACCGTATGTCGGACTCGACGGGCGCGTCTTGATCGGTATCGCGGCGGTAGGTCAGCGTGTACGTCGACGTGGCATGCTCATACTGCATCGATTCAACCTGTGCGTGCAATAGGCGCGTCACAACGGGAGGGCCGCCGTGCTTGATGGTATACTCGCCCATGCCAGCAAGCTGTGTAACCATCTGCGCGGGCACCACAGACTTGCTCATCCACCCGCCGGGGTCGGACTGCTCAATCAGTGTCACTTGCACCGTCTTGGGgtccagcgcctcgatgcTCCAGCCGCGCAAATCAACCTGGGTCCGGATGGTAGAGACGCTCGGCTTGGGAATCCACGCGACGCTCGGGTCGTCGTCAATGGAGAAGCTGAAGAGATGGATCGAGGTGGGAGACGTGTACGCGGTCTGCACGAGCACCGCGTCCCGCGCATTCGCAGTCCATGTCTTGTGCTTCTGTACGTGCCAGACGACGCTTTGGCCGCCGAtatcgcgcaaaaagtcTACACGCGCAACGCTCGCATCCCATTCCGCACACAAGGCTGGCTGGCTGATGGTGCTGAGAAAGTCCCAGACAGAAAAGCCGATAAAGGTGGCTTCGGCGCGGTAGACGACCAGCGTGGGGTCGATCGAGTCGAGTTGCGTGACGGTGACACCGCGCACATCAAAAGTGCGCTTCCACTTCGCCTCGGGCTCCTGCAAGAGAGAGGCAAAGTAGATATagttgcggcgcaccaaggtgcccagcggcgtgctcgacgcggcaTATACCATGGGGGGAGGCAGGCACTCGGAAAGGGACGACGTCTCAACATCGCTTACGCACGAGGCAGGAGACATGGTGCTCTGCGGCAtcatgcgcgcaagaaacgcaTTGCGTTGGTGCGTCGGGGCGGCCGCGGGTGcagcgtccagcgcgcgcccatTCACCTGCACCGAGCCGCCTTTGCCAGTGTACCGCACGCCCAAGGTAAAGCGCACAGAGGTCGCATcgtgctcgatgcacagGGTATGGTACACGCAGTTGCGCACGAGCGTTGCGTTCCatgcggcgtcggcgtcgccgCCCGTATccgcctcgagctggacgTCCCAGTTGTACACAGCAGCCAGTTGGATCgtcacgctgcgcttgggcgAATGCGGATCGGCGCCAAACGCGGGCGTGGCATCGAGCGGGGGCGCAGCGTTGCCCACGGCATACGTCAGGCGCAAAGCACACTCTCGCGTTTGGTCCTCGCCGATCATCTCGATCCCCGCGCCGTACGTGGCCAGGAACGGCAGGTTGCAGCCGTTGTCACGCGCATACGTCACCAGGGCGGGCACGGTGCGCGGCAGGTTCGCGAGGAGCACGTTGGTCCCAAACCCCATCCGCTTCCCCGGGACGTCCCAGGACCAGTACACGGTGGTGCACAGGCGCGTCGaggacgtgcgccgcgcgagaaTCGCCATGAGATGGATGTGCGCACGTATGTAGGGAGGAGCGTGCTGCATGTACGGCGAGCTGTCTTTGGCGGTGGGGACAGACGTCGCTACGTACATGAACGTCTCGTCGTCTTCGCCGACGTGCGTCAgcagcacagcgtcgcgtgcgctcgaggGCCAGCTCGCACGGAAGCGCATGCGGACGATTTGTGCGTGGGGGCTGAGCACATCGACAATATCAGCGCCTTCGACGCCGGGGAGCCACGCAGCCACGCTGTTTTGCACTTGCATCACGGCGCGGAAAAGACACAGCGGCGCCTCTTGCTCCCATGCATGCTCCCACACCACGCGGTACACATCTGTGTTTTGCAttccgcggcgcagcacggcaagtgcgacgcgcggctcgcCTTTTTCGGCATGCTCGGGTGTGTCGTTGGGCAGCGCTATGCTGCGCCATTTTTTTGCTTGATCGGTGTCTGtgtgcagctcggcaaagcgATCGATTGcatcttgcagcgcatgctgccACTCCAGCGGTACACTGCGTGCTTGCTTGACAAGATTATCGCTCTCCATGAAAATTCGTGGCCAGGCGCGACGCTAtgccgcgcacgggcaTGCAATGGAAAAAGACGCaggagcgccgctgccccGTCTTTGTTGCCGTGCAGTACATACATAATCTAttttgcgctcgaggctTCCAGGAGGACCCTGTAACTCAGTTGGTTAGAGTGTGGAGCTAAT is a window from the Malassezia vespertilionis chromosome 7, complete sequence genome containing:
- a CDS encoding uncharacterized protein (EggNog:ENOG503P1VX; COG:S) produces the protein MSATSYAKKAGASFLELIAKRRSIYHLSDETILSPQQVTALIRTAVREAPSPFNVQSSRAIILFGKDHKNYWNSTVPGALFESSGERAVEASKPKLQMFEAGSGTVVFFEDKSAVKGMQDKFPRYAPQFPIWSYQSNGMAQVFVWTLLEAEGYGCNLQHYGNLTGEKVKEQYNLPDSYEIQAEMVFGCPLAPAGEKTFIDDNSRVMSFGA
- a CDS encoding non-specific serine/threonine protein kinase (COG:T; BUSCO:EOG09264L3W; EggNog:ENOG503NZVE) gives rise to the protein MQADDVIWSVIGHHFCSYKIKSASHSTFCRNEYNLTGLCNRQSCPLANSRYATVREKEGVVYLYIKTPERAFSPRRQWERIRLSNRYSTALEQIDKELVYWPNFIVHKAKQRLTKITQYLIKMRKLRLKEDEQPELVGIKNKTERREATREQKALRAAKLEKSIEKELLERLKSGAYGDAPLNVNEDVWNTVLENGQARTDAQSVALEEELSEEEEEEDMEEMERNLRDMVSDSEDYGQREFVSDDESDDESDNIEDMLSTSDESGSDADNDGSNKRGARGARRKPTKRPDTRTKRGGPPLEVEYEQETEPLTAQQVAQLYTRPLHSATHRMHRAEAAPKCASRMRANSAQKRKRRCRAAPLSESAWVSSEESIENGAAWYNTTSSEEEEDAMHPKRRATGSEQKYYDRWVSLRKRQLSAPRAQVTPLRTWRQRIREPTKHANTDNVHDTAMHDPFKPVWEKNATFARHVSPFVFRNTEPLFTRSPKSRRLRRRHESPAKSVRGGHGALPMPPLLKQSSIRSFLRANDTPASPLAQRGAFTTESDGLWDSDSDLSSLDESVHSDPNAPPREACAQRKAPRRMRTRSVSGTDVEQEVNADDAMPPPPLAAPAKVAAKAPAVSHQEPRFTQPILLRRRRQSLWTLCEKFGISAAPDCTKAALVDHLVRLGHEQPHLLAAELEQPKVIAPPTASDADELNGLDLESLDLLDREIPPDKLEKLEKIGSGAFKDVFVGKYHISRTRTNKVAISDLRNQLTDMDIKELTFLRDFRHQNIVRFIGISIPPEPRNVPCMIVSELCSNGDLFDYIRNTPAPSDAAIFTILLQIARGLEYLHLRTPMVIHRDCKSTNVLITKDGVAKIADFGFARVKRSTRAMVRSLVGTVNWQAVELWVPKPNYNEKVDVWSAAMTFWEALQWHQPEKRYPFQGMNEHQIYFSQLSSGFLNAIQNRRTIYGLTKKTILPDPQIVQLVQQAVREAPSAFNVQSSRVVILLGKQHDDYWNQIVPASLRAVAGESAVEASKGKLAGFANGVGTILFFEDEALIKGQQQSFPQYAAGFPLWSNHHSGIAQIYTWVLLESEGYGCNLQHYGGLTGETLKKVYNLPESYKLQSEMVFGYPEAPAGEKSYMNDNERVIVFN
- a CDS encoding uncharacterized protein (EggNog:ENOG503NYX4; COG:S; TransMembrane:2 (o1448-1466i1542-1561o)) — protein: MESDNLVKQARSVPLEWQHALQDAIDRFAELHTDTDQAKKWRSIALPNDTPEHAEKGEPRVALAVLRRGMQNTDVYRVVWEHAWEQEAPLCLFRAVMQVQNSVAAWLPGVEGADIVDVLSPHAQIVRMRFRASWPSSARDAVLLTHVGEDDETFMYVATSVPTAKDSSPYMQHAPPYIRAHIHLMAILARRTSSTRLCTTVYWSWDVPGKRMGFGTNVLLANLPRTVPALVTYARDNGCNLPFLATYGAGIEMIGEDQTRECALRLTYAVGNAAPPLDATPAFGADPHSPKRSVTIQLAAVYNWDVQLEADTGGDADAAWNATLVRNCVYHTLCIEHDATSVRFTLGVRYTGKGGSVQVNGRALDAAPAAAPTHQRNAFLARMMPQSTMSPASCVSDVETSSLSECLPPPMVYAASSTPLGTLVRRNYIYFASLLQEPEAKWKRTFDVRGVTVTQLDSIDPTLVVYRAEATFIGFSVWDFLSTISQPALCAEWDASVARVDFLRDIGGQSVVWHVQKHKTWTANARDAVLVQTAYTSPTSIHLFSFSIDDDPSVAWIPKPSVSTIRTQVDLRGWSIEALDPKTVQVTLIEQSDPGGWMSKSVVPAQMVTQLAGMGEYTIKHGGPPVVTRLLHAQVESMQYEHATSTYTLTYRRDTDQDAPVESDIRCNMDVWGPNLDVVVSPPPSNATCLRRHPLAHAGGGLWLTIEHSAAALEHAVRIVVRKGPRHTKETGVVLLNGQRTPVDVDELGAVQREEKRRKRVRPPRILLDVHTSPHAVEHAPDAAPRAQPIEQPLVPMQRALDALLVLRRINSERPPDATGVPAGWTLVSERNGLFIRRKRIEHLSSSVAVQRADKVVQGVPAEELLHLVSNTASRHLWDERMSNATLLESYGSGATTSCWTSKGTYLFWPRTFLVASLAASGAQPVPASPSDALSPSSSHQPVYFYASASCDDARFDMEKINPHKHPVGRVLIDGWIFETIDPYSSASYAIPSTRCTHVVAIDYGGSLPPAMNAMWNATLPQAVQQLEAYLQAQGPPPYCCAPPAWMHVLGDGHDDDRSLIWSLRRPKHTALLLMSEFHAAQRTLHVLALVPRQDIAEMQTLSPLQLQAASPKSPTPRIKHPASTRSLAKEAHAPIYLVDMQIELQHYPHGYAISVTWDRAQDAPPDAPVPDWYDLSKTPTTLPDASLPLSVSVLDLPPSALQAATRSSVDRFHKHLVRVALPGLGTRHGTWHDELQRRGVALRIALFPLDPDRPHTGANAALDTGQVPVTCNGNVAEIVYGDEAARAMPSLDTHSHVVDQLERIPRPNTAVPSTPRPVAPGCTSTVGAHVLMHPLATDVTKKPCAGNEERAAHEPSAAQPSASACADDAPPPHTPGPIFGLLRQPLRRTTDGSRLNSTLSSMGQLVSRGGDAGEQKSARLSLSAQHAPDSAPLSSAAHAQGYRCSTLLLVAVLAFLLGSLVRTFVQPADFLVVPQSPHESETVLAPHRGVIDSALREMDSLVQAARNLPIFPGGHAEPVQEAVRRRDLLQSHNGILNWRKIFRFFDVPLVGGWTAMVALVRRE